In Lacibacter sp. H375, one DNA window encodes the following:
- a CDS encoding agmatine deiminase family protein, whose product MKSISLLLLTALLVVSCNSNKQQRPAETFYMPAEWEQHDAVWLGWEKDSSFGYYPTVVNIIKALAPNVTVKIAFHNDTLLQKAKAYLASQGIDSSMYKPYIVPGDRYWIRDHGAAFLVNGKGELGVADFGWNGYGLPGFLKEKYNGNMDSVTKYIDRRKEMMNKTGKVDSLMAKTENAVLFTTNVAHEGGAIEVNGAGTLILCEATVLQRNPDMTKAYIETEFKRVLGVTNIIWVKKGLADDPLRYFRRISGNYVGGGTGGHTDEFVRFSNSTTILLAWVDEKEKDLNPINQMNYERMNENYNILKNAKDQDGKPFNIIKVPLPDLLTKKIRAREKIDSAEITFDVEVNSFIPTEKPKVGDTLLRVPASSYMNYLVTNGTVLLPTYTASGSSKEKEDQVRKLFEEQFPGRSIVFIDAMMLNWNGGGIHCSTQQQPSKKK is encoded by the coding sequence ATGAAATCTATTTCACTACTTCTGCTTACTGCTCTCCTTGTTGTTAGCTGCAACTCCAACAAACAACAACGCCCTGCCGAAACATTTTACATGCCTGCAGAATGGGAACAACATGATGCTGTGTGGCTCGGTTGGGAAAAAGACAGTTCATTTGGTTACTATCCCACAGTTGTAAACATCATCAAAGCACTGGCGCCAAATGTTACAGTGAAGATTGCTTTTCACAATGATACATTGCTGCAAAAAGCAAAAGCTTATCTCGCATCGCAGGGCATAGACAGCAGTATGTATAAACCGTACATCGTACCGGGTGATCGTTATTGGATTCGTGATCATGGTGCTGCTTTTTTAGTAAATGGAAAAGGAGAACTGGGTGTTGCAGATTTTGGTTGGAATGGTTACGGGCTGCCGGGCTTTTTAAAAGAAAAGTACAACGGCAATATGGATAGTGTAACAAAATATATCGACCGCAGAAAAGAAATGATGAATAAAACGGGAAAGGTGGATAGTCTTATGGCAAAAACAGAAAACGCTGTTTTGTTTACAACCAATGTGGCACACGAAGGTGGCGCCATTGAAGTAAACGGTGCCGGCACATTGATCCTTTGTGAAGCAACCGTGTTACAACGAAACCCCGACATGACGAAAGCGTATATTGAAACAGAGTTTAAACGTGTGCTGGGTGTTACTAATATCATTTGGGTAAAAAAAGGTTTGGCCGATGATCCACTGCGTTACTTCAGACGCATCAGCGGCAATTATGTAGGTGGTGGCACCGGCGGGCATACCGATGAGTTTGTCCGCTTTTCCAATTCAACTACAATTTTGCTTGCATGGGTTGATGAAAAAGAAAAAGATCTTAATCCCATCAATCAAATGAACTACGAACGTATGAATGAGAATTACAACATTCTCAAAAATGCAAAAGACCAGGATGGAAAACCATTCAACATCATAAAAGTTCCTTTGCCTGATCTGCTTACAAAGAAAATACGGGCAAGAGAAAAAATTGATTCCGCTGAAATAACATTTGATGTGGAAGTAAACAGTTTTATTCCAACTGAAAAACCAAAAGTGGGCGATACACTGCTGAGAGTCCCCGCCAGCAGTTACATGAATTACTTAGTTACAAACGGAACTGTGTTGTTACCTACGTATACTGCTTCAGGTTCTTCCAAAGAAAAAGAAGATCAGGTACGTAAACTATTTGAAGAACAATTTCCCGGAAGATCAATTGTATTTATTGATGCGATGATGCTTAACTGGAATGGAGGTGGTATTCATTGCAGCACACAACAACAACCATCAAAGAAGAAATAA
- a CDS encoding APC family permease: protein MSIETTTSSDNQQPSLKRVLGLTTGILLVAGMMIGSGVFKKIIPMAQTGLSETWIILAWVGAGLVTMFGAFTLAGLSTLTEESGGVYEYLRLSFGNFFSFIFGWTDFAIMGCASVAALGFIFAQTVNAVIPLGNPFHSLEHIAIAGFIFPFAEGGIKILAIVAIVILTWINYRGVEHGGLINNIVTSAKIIGILLLIILGLSFSPAETTQTAAAAEATAPLQGVALLSAVLAAMLSAFWAYEGWSNLSFVTGEMKNPKRNIPIAIMSGVAIAMTLYVLANLSYMHVLPLEALRAVDQSQIGAAVVAEALLGKAGQTLLVVLIMVSVFGTLNGIILSHARVYYRMAQGNFFFKNAAKVHPVHRTPSVALIYTMVWSCILVVSGTFDMLTNMVIFAGFLFYGLIGVALFKMKRNGRITAKVIGYPVIPAIILLFSIALLINTIYTQPKQSLIGLALVLSGVFFYFYFKRNNTKP from the coding sequence ATGAGCATCGAAACAACTACTTCCTCCGACAATCAGCAACCATCACTCAAAAGAGTACTTGGTTTAACAACAGGTATTTTATTGGTAGCCGGAATGATGATCGGTTCCGGTGTATTCAAGAAGATCATTCCAATGGCGCAAACGGGCTTGAGTGAAACATGGATCATACTTGCATGGGTTGGCGCCGGTCTTGTTACCATGTTTGGGGCATTTACATTAGCAGGTCTTTCCACTTTAACAGAAGAATCAGGCGGCGTATATGAATACCTGCGTCTTTCGTTCGGAAATTTCTTTTCATTTATTTTCGGCTGGACCGATTTTGCCATTATGGGTTGTGCATCTGTTGCTGCATTAGGTTTCATTTTTGCACAGACAGTAAATGCAGTTATTCCATTAGGCAACCCGTTTCATTCATTAGAACATATTGCCATTGCAGGTTTTATTTTTCCTTTTGCGGAGGGTGGAATAAAAATACTTGCCATTGTTGCCATTGTAATTTTAACATGGATCAACTATCGGGGCGTAGAACATGGAGGTCTCATTAATAATATTGTTACATCAGCCAAGATCATTGGCATTCTTTTACTCATCATACTTGGTCTTAGTTTTTCGCCGGCAGAAACAACTCAAACTGCAGCTGCAGCAGAGGCAACAGCTCCTCTGCAAGGTGTTGCTTTGCTTAGTGCTGTGTTAGCTGCAATGCTTAGTGCATTCTGGGCATATGAAGGTTGGAGTAATCTTTCGTTTGTTACGGGTGAGATGAAAAACCCCAAACGCAATATTCCGATTGCTATCATGAGTGGTGTTGCCATTGCCATGACACTTTATGTACTGGCGAATTTATCTTACATGCATGTGTTACCACTTGAGGCATTAAGAGCAGTTGATCAAAGCCAGATCGGTGCAGCTGTTGTTGCGGAAGCCCTGCTTGGAAAAGCGGGACAAACTTTACTTGTAGTTCTCATCATGGTTTCGGTGTTTGGTACACTCAACGGAATCATCCTTTCACATGCAAGGGTTTATTACCGGATGGCGCAGGGAAATTTCTTTTTTAAAAATGCAGCCAAGGTACATCCCGTTCACCGCACACCTTCTGTTGCCTTAATTTATACGATGGTATGGAGTTGCATCTTGGTGGTGTCGGGCACGTTTGATATGCTTACCAACATGGTGATCTTTGCAGGATTCCTGTTTTATGGTTTAATTGGAGTAGCCTTGTTTAAAATGAAACGCAACGGAAGAATTACAGCAAAAGTGATTGGTTATCCTGTTATCCCTGCAATTATCCTGTTGTTTTCCATTGCCTTACTTATTAATACCATTTATACTCAACCAAAACAATCGCTGATTGGTTTAGCACTTGTGCTAAGTGGTGTGTTCTTTTATTTCTATTTCAAAAGAAACAATACCAAACCATGA
- a CDS encoding ATP-binding protein: protein MKLTKKLEAEILKLYNDYWDAYLKGDIKTSVSFYDNHITVFGTAKGEIFTNKKAAVKFYKATADQMTGKAEMRKRKIVVKPAGNTIIVNEQFDLYVLAEKEWVFYGHVRLTSIFEQKGDAWKIILHHGSFPDSRTEEGEQIATQKIKKENLQLKEAVQRRTVELESKNKELEIEAALERVRTVAMAMKKADDMLSICKTISQQLKKLGVKEIRNVQTAVIRKEKGTYINYEFYAGHNKLLVTEVSYTDHPMTKAFIKKMLDGPNEFFKRSLKGSKVKEWYVFQKKSTNQFVDEYLLKASSLNYYWYSLGPVALGVSTYAALSNEEQKLVIRFRNVFELAYRRYLDIEKATAQAREAQIELALERVRARAMAMQNSDELAELVSVLFRELTTLDFSLTSCIIWISDTQTSTNTLWVTSAEMNKPAEPVRLKPFQHDFFHSIIHAWKEKDPKWIYTLTGKEKTSFEKTFFANEPNMPGALKKALSVPKEVVFSASFNNFGALEILGTEALSDEKFSILHRFGKVFDSSYTRFNDLKQAEAQAREAQIQLALERVRARSMAMHKSEELADLSLELVKQVQALGVATWFCAFNINDEDPNSSLEWGSNGQGTFPQYRTPREGVFLRYYNAAQNGKTFFINEIGENECPAHYEYLCSLPGVGDQLLQMKNAGIPFPASQIDHVAFFKYGYLLFITYEPVPEAHEIFMRFAKVFEQTYTRFLDLQKAEAQAKEAQIELGLERVRARAMAMYNSKELSNLVALLFEELTKLDLILFRCIIWIFDPKTLTARLWMANAEDKHNAESYFIKRLKHPYYDAIINGWKERTHKWVYELQGDEKKTIDHLLLNETELSRLPKAVKKGILTSKHTTVSGSFNNFGLIEASGPAQHTDEQLDILFRFAKVFDQSYTRFLDLQKAETQAREAKIEAALEKVRARSLAMQKPAELMEVASLLRTEMGKLGVEELETISIYIVDEEKQSAECWYAIKDIREESKRLVSDEITLILNDTWVGKEMWKFCQSAKQQTSIIMKGTNRKEWINYCADRSTVLQGYYGTEIPERTYHLLKFPGGYMGAASPGEISAESWDLLKRAAAVFSLAYTRFKDLQEAEARTKEAQIELALERVRARTMAMQHSNELPDAATILFQQVQSLGMPAWSAGYCIWNDEQQNAVTLWMSSEGVLQPPFTAPTTKDELFIQMRKGQEDGKTFHVVEMGGKKLVKHYQYMRSLPVVGEILDSIIAAGHPLPTFQIMHHAYFSKGFLLFITYEPVPDAHDIFQRFASVFDQTYTRFLDLQKAEAQAREAQIEAALERVRSRTMAMQKSEELKEIIKVVYEQLVHINIAVEHAGFIMDYKESDDMHIWLADQHYIPSEITIPYFDSPHWNSFKEAKAKGREFFANHLNFEEKNKFYKDLFALFPVPDKDKEYYFTCPGLAISTVLLDDVGLYIENFSGTPYTEEENTTLMRFGKVFQQTYTRFLDLQKAEAQARESQIQLALERVRARTMAMQHSDELREVVQTMYHQLQTLHFNANASNIVIADKHTGNREFWIAGFAQDQYPESYKVPYFNHPYVDAQLTAWRNGEAYSVFEYTGEMKKTYDAVFFTKTDFKKVPAKAKATMIAIPFLKFSTAFFSHGYLQTLSKDELTEENATILQRFAKVFEQTYTRFLDLKKAEAQAREAQIEAALERVRSRTMAMHKSDELPETSHILFEQMKELGEPVEQLTIGIINEENHVVEISATLLGDTLKKIYNHSIDEPYMMAKVYKAWKKQQKTLVVELRGDELNAYNQYRNELTNSKMFPTNLGKEQQRIVCAAFFSKGMLALGANEKRPPESLQLLLKFASVFDLTYTRFLDLQKAEAQTREAKIEASLERVRSKAMAMHNTQDLSDTIHVFYRELQMFSITPRRCGVGLLDKQSRSGELFTWNTTEHGESLELVGRLIMEGHPVLEKVYEGWLTQTDYYPVLRGDEIKEYYKVIRPQISFPDYAHDEVQYGYFFFFNEGGVYAWTEKEMKEDELQIYRRFTSVLSLTYKRYKDLQQAETLAVKAEQDLILLKEEKKRTEDALNELQAAQKQLIQSEKMASLGELTAGIAHEIQNPLNFVNNFSEVSTELIDEMNEEIAKGNVDDAKQIAEDLKQNLEKINHHGKRAGDIVKGMLQHSRSSSATKEPTNINKLADEYLRLAYHGLRAKDKTFNATMKTDFDESIGNINIIPQDIGRVILNLITNAFYAVNEKAKQNIVGFEPTVEVSTMKEDNTVLIAVKDNGSGIPQKVLDKIFQPFFTTKPTGQGTGLGLSLSYDIVKAHGGELKVETKEREGSTFTIQL from the coding sequence ATGAAACTGACCAAAAAACTGGAAGCAGAAATCCTGAAATTATATAATGATTATTGGGATGCCTATCTCAAAGGTGATATAAAAACCTCTGTTTCTTTTTACGATAATCATATCACTGTTTTTGGTACCGCCAAAGGAGAAATCTTTACCAATAAAAAAGCGGCCGTAAAATTTTACAAGGCAACGGCTGATCAAATGACCGGCAAAGCTGAAATGCGCAAAAGGAAGATCGTAGTAAAACCGGCAGGTAATACCATTATTGTAAATGAACAATTTGATTTATATGTTTTAGCTGAAAAAGAGTGGGTGTTTTACGGGCACGTACGTCTTACTTCTATATTTGAACAAAAAGGGGATGCATGGAAAATAATTCTTCATCATGGTTCTTTTCCCGACAGCCGGACAGAAGAAGGCGAACAAATAGCAACGCAAAAAATAAAAAAAGAAAATCTTCAGCTTAAAGAAGCAGTACAACGCCGTACCGTTGAGCTGGAAAGCAAAAACAAAGAACTGGAAATAGAAGCGGCGTTGGAACGGGTTCGTACTGTAGCCATGGCTATGAAGAAGGCAGATGATATGCTCAGCATCTGTAAAACCATTTCACAGCAGTTAAAAAAATTAGGGGTTAAAGAAATACGTAATGTACAGACGGCTGTTATCCGTAAAGAAAAAGGCACTTATATCAACTATGAGTTTTATGCCGGGCACAATAAGCTTTTAGTTACAGAAGTAAGTTATACGGATCATCCCATGACAAAAGCATTTATTAAAAAAATGCTGGATGGCCCCAATGAATTTTTTAAACGGAGTTTGAAAGGAAGCAAAGTAAAGGAATGGTATGTCTTTCAAAAAAAATCAACCAACCAGTTTGTTGATGAGTATTTGCTTAAAGCAAGCTCACTCAATTATTACTGGTATTCATTAGGGCCGGTGGCATTGGGCGTTTCTACTTATGCAGCATTGAGCAATGAAGAACAGAAGTTGGTTATCCGCTTTCGCAATGTATTTGAACTGGCCTACCGCCGGTATCTCGATATTGAAAAAGCAACGGCACAGGCACGAGAGGCACAAATTGAATTAGCATTAGAAAGAGTTCGTGCAAGAGCAATGGCTATGCAGAATTCTGATGAACTTGCCGAACTTGTTTCTGTTTTATTCAGAGAACTGACTACGCTTGATTTTTCATTGACCAGCTGCATTATCTGGATAAGCGATACACAAACATCCACCAATACCTTATGGGTAACCAGTGCAGAAATGAATAAACCCGCAGAGCCTGTTCGATTAAAACCATTTCAACACGATTTCTTTCATTCCATCATTCATGCATGGAAAGAAAAAGATCCTAAATGGATCTATACATTAACAGGCAAAGAGAAGACAAGTTTTGAAAAAACTTTTTTTGCCAACGAGCCCAATATGCCCGGTGCTTTAAAGAAAGCTTTATCTGTTCCAAAAGAAGTTGTTTTCTCTGCTTCGTTTAACAACTTTGGAGCGTTGGAAATATTGGGTACTGAAGCCTTATCAGATGAAAAGTTCAGCATCCTTCATCGCTTTGGAAAAGTGTTTGATTCAAGCTATACCCGTTTCAATGATTTAAAACAAGCAGAAGCACAGGCAAGAGAAGCACAGATACAATTAGCACTTGAAAGGGTGCGTGCAAGAAGCATGGCCATGCATAAAAGTGAAGAGCTTGCAGATCTCTCACTTGAATTGGTGAAGCAGGTACAGGCTTTAGGAGTAGCCACGTGGTTTTGTGCATTCAATATAAACGATGAAGATCCCAACAGTTCACTGGAATGGGGCAGTAATGGACAAGGTACGTTTCCGCAATACAGAACGCCACGAGAAGGAGTTTTTCTTCGTTACTATAATGCCGCACAAAATGGAAAGACTTTTTTTATAAACGAGATCGGTGAAAACGAATGTCCTGCTCACTATGAGTATTTATGCAGTTTGCCAGGTGTAGGAGATCAGTTACTGCAAATGAAAAATGCCGGTATTCCCTTTCCTGCTTCGCAAATTGATCATGTAGCTTTTTTCAAATATGGCTACTTACTCTTTATCACTTATGAACCGGTTCCCGAAGCGCATGAAATTTTTATGCGTTTCGCAAAAGTATTCGAACAAACCTATACCCGTTTCCTTGATCTGCAAAAAGCAGAAGCACAAGCGAAAGAAGCACAGATAGAATTAGGCCTTGAAAGAGTTAGGGCAAGAGCAATGGCGATGTACAACTCAAAAGAATTAAGCAACCTTGTTGCGTTGCTCTTTGAGGAACTAACAAAGCTTGACTTAATTCTTTTCCGTTGTATTATCTGGATATTTGATCCGAAAACACTGACAGCAAGATTATGGATGGCTAATGCTGAAGACAAACACAACGCAGAAAGCTATTTCATAAAACGCCTTAAGCACCCATACTACGATGCAATTATAAATGGATGGAAAGAAAGAACTCACAAATGGGTATATGAGTTACAGGGAGATGAGAAAAAAACAATTGATCACTTACTACTGAACGAAACAGAACTTTCACGGCTTCCAAAAGCGGTTAAAAAAGGAATTTTAACTTCTAAGCATACCACCGTCTCAGGATCATTCAACAATTTTGGATTAATAGAAGCATCAGGCCCTGCGCAACATACGGATGAACAGTTAGATATTCTTTTCAGGTTTGCAAAAGTGTTTGATCAGTCTTATACACGTTTCCTCGATCTGCAAAAAGCAGAAACACAGGCAAGAGAAGCAAAGATAGAAGCGGCGTTGGAAAAAGTAAGGGCCCGTTCATTGGCTATGCAAAAGCCGGCAGAACTTATGGAAGTAGCCAGCTTATTAAGAACAGAAATGGGAAAGCTGGGCGTTGAAGAACTGGAAACAATTTCAATTTATATTGTTGATGAAGAAAAACAATCTGCTGAATGTTGGTATGCTATCAAAGACATACGGGAAGAAAGTAAAAGATTGGTGAGCGATGAAATAACGTTAATATTAAACGATACCTGGGTTGGAAAAGAAATGTGGAAGTTCTGCCAGTCAGCGAAGCAACAAACTTCCATTATCATGAAAGGTACTAACCGTAAAGAATGGATCAACTATTGTGCAGATCGTTCAACTGTTTTACAAGGTTATTATGGTACTGAAATTCCTGAACGCACTTATCATTTGCTGAAATTTCCCGGTGGTTATATGGGTGCTGCTTCTCCCGGAGAAATATCAGCTGAAAGTTGGGATTTATTAAAACGGGCTGCAGCTGTTTTTTCATTGGCATATACCCGTTTTAAAGATTTGCAGGAAGCAGAAGCAAGAACAAAAGAAGCACAGATCGAATTAGCCTTGGAAAGAGTTAGGGCCAGAACCATGGCCATGCAGCACAGTAACGAATTACCGGATGCTGCAACAATTCTGTTCCAGCAAGTACAATCATTAGGTATGCCTGCATGGAGTGCAGGTTATTGTATCTGGAATGATGAACAACAAAATGCTGTTACACTATGGATGAGTAGTGAAGGAGTATTGCAACCACCCTTTACAGCCCCTACCACAAAAGATGAGTTATTTATTCAGATGCGAAAGGGACAGGAAGATGGAAAAACATTTCATGTAGTAGAAATGGGAGGGAAAAAATTAGTGAAGCATTACCAGTATATGCGTTCGCTACCGGTGGTGGGTGAAATCCTTGATTCAATTATTGCAGCAGGACATCCTTTACCCACTTTCCAGATCATGCATCATGCCTACTTTTCCAAAGGTTTTCTTTTGTTTATTACATATGAACCTGTTCCGGATGCACATGATATTTTCCAACGCTTTGCGAGTGTGTTCGATCAAACCTATACCCGTTTTCTCGATCTGCAAAAAGCAGAAGCACAGGCACGGGAAGCACAGATTGAAGCAGCGTTGGAGAGAGTAAGGAGCCGTACGATGGCCATGCAAAAAAGCGAAGAACTAAAAGAAATAATTAAGGTAGTGTATGAGCAGTTGGTTCATATAAACATTGCAGTTGAGCATGCCGGCTTTATTATGGATTATAAAGAAAGTGATGATATGCATATCTGGCTGGCTGATCAACATTATATTCCCTCAGAGATAACCATTCCTTATTTTGATTCGCCCCACTGGAACAGTTTTAAAGAAGCAAAAGCAAAAGGCAGAGAATTTTTTGCCAATCATTTAAACTTTGAAGAAAAGAATAAATTCTACAAAGACCTCTTTGCTTTATTTCCTGTGCCCGATAAAGACAAAGAATATTACTTCACTTGCCCCGGTCTTGCCATATCAACTGTATTATTGGATGATGTTGGCTTGTACATTGAAAATTTTTCAGGCACTCCTTATACAGAGGAAGAGAATACTACACTGATGCGTTTTGGAAAAGTATTTCAGCAAACCTATACCCGTTTCCTTGACTTACAAAAAGCAGAAGCACAGGCAAGAGAATCTCAAATTCAATTAGCATTGGAAAGAGTTCGGGCAAGAACAATGGCCATGCAGCATAGCGATGAGTTACGGGAAGTGGTACAAACGATGTATCATCAGTTACAAACCCTCCATTTTAATGCAAACGCAAGCAACATTGTTATTGCGGATAAACACACCGGCAACAGAGAATTTTGGATTGCTGGCTTTGCTCAGGATCAATATCCGGAAAGCTACAAAGTCCCCTATTTCAACCATCCGTATGTAGATGCACAACTGACTGCCTGGAGAAACGGCGAAGCGTACAGTGTATTTGAATATACCGGTGAAATGAAAAAAACATACGATGCTGTTTTTTTTACAAAGACTGATTTTAAAAAAGTTCCGGCCAAAGCAAAGGCAACAATGATTGCAATACCGTTTCTAAAGTTCTCAACGGCATTTTTTTCACATGGTTACCTGCAGACATTAAGTAAAGATGAGCTTACAGAAGAAAATGCCACCATTCTTCAGCGTTTCGCAAAAGTGTTTGAACAGACGTACACCCGCTTCCTGGACTTAAAAAAAGCAGAAGCACAGGCAAGAGAAGCACAGATTGAAGCGGCGTTGGAAAGAGTAAGAAGCAGAACAATGGCGATGCATAAAAGCGATGAACTGCCCGAGACATCTCATATTCTTTTTGAACAGATGAAAGAGTTGGGCGAACCCGTAGAACAACTCACTATCGGAATTATAAACGAGGAAAATCATGTAGTGGAAATTTCAGCAACACTGCTTGGTGACACATTGAAGAAAATTTACAACCACAGTATTGATGAACCTTACATGATGGCTAAAGTTTATAAGGCGTGGAAAAAGCAACAAAAAACATTAGTTGTAGAGTTGAGGGGAGATGAATTGAATGCCTATAACCAGTATAGAAATGAGTTGACAAATTCGAAAATGTTCCCCACTAATCTTGGAAAGGAACAGCAGCGAATTGTATGTGCAGCATTTTTTTCGAAAGGAATGTTGGCTTTAGGTGCCAATGAAAAACGACCTCCAGAGTCATTGCAATTGTTGCTAAAGTTTGCATCAGTGTTTGACCTTACTTATACCCGTTTCCTCGACTTACAAAAAGCAGAAGCACAAACAAGAGAAGCAAAAATTGAAGCATCGCTTGAAAGAGTTAGAAGCAAAGCAATGGCCATGCACAATACGCAGGATTTATCGGATACCATCCATGTGTTCTACAGAGAGCTGCAAATGTTCAGCATTACGCCAAGAAGATGTGGCGTGGGTTTGCTTGATAAGCAAAGCCGCAGCGGAGAATTGTTTACTTGGAACACAACTGAACATGGCGAAAGTCTTGAGCTGGTAGGTCGTTTAATTATGGAAGGTCATCCTGTATTGGAAAAAGTATATGAGGGATGGCTTACACAAACCGATTATTATCCTGTATTAAGAGGCGACGAAATAAAGGAGTATTACAAAGTGATACGGCCACAAATATCCTTTCCTGATTATGCACATGATGAAGTACAATATGGGTATTTCTTCTTCTTTAATGAAGGTGGCGTGTATGCATGGACAGAAAAAGAAATGAAAGAAGATGAATTACAGATTTACCGCAGGTTTACATCAGTGCTTAGTCTTACCTATAAACGTTACAAAGATTTGCAGCAGGCTGAAACCCTTGCAGTGAAAGCAGAACAGGATTTGATTTTATTGAAAGAAGAAAAAAAACGTACCGAAGATGCATTGAATGAATTACAGGCTGCACAAAAACAACTGATACAATCAGAAAAAATGGCCTCATTGGGAGAACTCACTGCAGGCATTGCCCATGAAATTCAAAACCCATTAAACTTCGTTAATAATTTTTCGGAGGTAAGTACAGAGCTGATCGATGAAATGAATGAAGAAATAGCAAAAGGAAATGTAGATGATGCAAAACAGATAGCAGAAGATTTAAAGCAAAATCTTGAAAAAATAAATCATCATGGCAAACGTGCAGGCGATATTGTAAAAGGAATGTTACAACACAGCCGCAGCAGCAGTGCTACCAAAGAACCAACAAATATTAATAAACTGGCTGATGAATATTTGCGGTTAGCCTATCATGGTCTTCGTGCAAAAGACAAAACTTTCAATGCAACCATGAAAACAGACTTTGATGAAAGCATCGGTAACATCAACATTATTCCACAGGATATTGGAAGAGTAATTCTGAATTTGATTACTAATGCATTTTATGCAGTGAATGAAAAGGCAAAACAAAACATAGTAGGTTTTGAGCCTACAGTTGAAGTAAGTACAATGAAAGAAGACAACACGGTTTTGATTGCAGTAAAGGACAATGGCAGCGGCATTCCTCAAAAAGTATTGGATAAAATATTTCAACCATTCTTTACCACTAAACCAACAGGACAAGGGACGGGTTTAGGATTGAGTTTAAGTTATGATATTGTAAAAGCACATGGTGGTGAATTGAAGGTAGAGACGAAAGAAAGAGAGGGTTCAACATTTACTATTCAATTATAA